The nucleotide sequence GATCTGCCCGGCTACGTCGGGCGTCTTTACGACAGCTTTCTGTCTCACCCGCATAACCTGCAGCTGCAAACATGGATCGAACTCGAATCACCGGAAATACTATTCCGCGAAGGCCCCTTCCGCGCCGCCCGCGAAGTCAAACTCGCTGAGATTCGCCGGGGGCAGCGTGCAGGTCTCATTGATTCCTCGTGGAAGGCCACAGACCTGCTGATCATGCTTACCGATATCCCGCGCACGCTTGCCGCGTCGGTACTTGTCGCGGAGCGGAACGCACCCGCAGGACTCACCCATTCCGTCCGGGCTGATCGTCGCATTGCGGCAATTGAGGCGACGCGACGGCTCATCGCGTTTCAAAATCCATCTGCTCAGGTCGTCTAAACACGGCAATTTCCGCAGGTTCTATTGACCTGCGCCGATGGATTTGAAGGCAGGGCGGGGCGGGTAGACCTCACGGTGCAGTCAGGAAACGGTTCAGCACGGGCGCGATCTCAGCAATCGCCTTGGGGTGCGTCATTTCCAGGTGCCCGACCGGGACTTCGTTGACGTACACAGCCCCCGTGACAAAGGGACGCCACGTTGCTGCCGCTCGGCCATTCGGGTGACCAGCGTTCGCGTCGTCAGTGGCCGAGAAGAAGACGACGTCGCCTTCGAATACGCCCGGCCGGTACTGCTCGATGATCTGCCCGGCGGAGGCAAAGCTGTCGATGATGTGGTCCGCCTGTTCGGCAGTGAACATGTGGGACTGCACGACCTTCCCCCGGATTATGTCGAGGACCTCTTGCTTCGTTGTGGCACGAACAACGCGGTCAAGACCGAAAAGGTCGCGCCATCCGCCAAGCAGGTCCTCGAACGAATCCGGAATATCCGCCGGGTCCGGCACGTGCGGATCCGGTTCGAGGGTGCTGTCGAACACCGCAAGCAAAGCAACTTCCTCACCGTCTGCTTGCAGAGTCACGGCCATCGCGTGTGCGATGACACCGCCGAACGACCAGCCCAGCAGGTGATAGGGCCCGTGCGGCTGAACCCGCCGTATCTCCGCGATGTACCGGCGTGCGTACTCTTCAACTGAACTCGGCATCGGTTCGCCCGCGACGACGTGAGGATCCTGCAGCCCGTAGACCGGCCTCCCAGGGTCAATATGGCCGATCAGCGCACCGAAGAACCATGCGAGCCCGCTCGCGGGGTGAATGGCAAACAGCGGCAGCCCCGGCCCTCCCCTCCGCAGCGGCAGCAGAACTTCGAACCCGGACTGATCGCTCGCGGAATGAGTTGCGGAATCGGCCCCAAGTCGCCGCGCTAGCGAAGTGGGGGTCGGGTCCGAGAACATCCACTGCAGCGGTACGGACAACCGGTGCCGGGACTCCAGCATCGCGACGAAGCGAGAAGCGGCAAGGGAATTGCCCCCTATCTCGAAGAACGAGTCGAACGCACCCACCCGCGGAACGTTCAGCAGCTCCGCGAAAACGCTGGCAATCTTTCGTTCGAGCGCAGTTCGCGGCGCAACGAACTGTGTGCGCGGTGTCACCGCGTCGAGCACGGGAAGCCGCTTACGGTCCAGTTTGCCTGTGTTCCCCAGCGGCAACGCATCAAGCACTACCAACTCGCCGGGCACCATGTATTCGGGCAATAGGCGTCGCGCACCGGCGAGCACCGTGTCCGCATCGAACTCTCCCTTTTCGGGAACCACGAAACCGGTCAGTCGCTCCGAACCGCGACCGCGAACAGCGTCGACGCGTACCGCCGCGTGCACGACGCCTCGTTGCCGCGAGAGCACTGACTCGATTTCCTCCAGTTCGATACGCAGCCCACGCAATTTGACCTGCAGGTCTACGCGGCCGACGCATTCGATTTCACCGTTGCGATTGACGCGCGCGAGGTCGCCTGTCCGGTACAGCCGACTGCCCACGGGCCCGTTCGGATTCGCAATAAAGTGGGTGGCGGTCAAACCGGTCCGTGCTACGTACCCGCGAGCAAGCTGGGGGCCGCTGACGTATAGCTCACCGATCACACCTCGTGGCACACGCTTGAGTCGACGATCAAGAATGTATACACCGCAGTCGGCCTCAGCCTCGCCGATGGGTACGGATGCCCACTCTGTCGCTGCGTGCGTGACGTCGCGCAGATGCGTGATACTCACAGCGGCTTCAGTGGGCCCATAGAGGTTGTGAAGTTCAGCCGGACAGATCGCACGGAACCGGTCGGCAAGCCGCGCTGGCAACGGCTCGCCAATGCACAGGACGTGCTGCAGCGACGAACATCGCCCAGCTTCCGCGGTATCCAGATATGCGGCGAGCAAGGATGGCACGAAAGGCGCTGTCGTTACGGAGAACTCGCTCATGAGTGCCGCAACCGAACGGGGGTCCCGATGCTCTCCCGCCTCCGCGATGACGACGCGCGCACCCGCCGCCAGCGGCCACCAAATCTCCCAGACAGAAAGATCGAAGGTCGCGGGTGTCTTCCAGAGCATCGTGTCCGCTGGACCGATGGGGTACTCGGATTGCATCCAGGTGATCTGATGAGCGACAGCCGCATGTGGCACCGCCACACCCTTGGGCTCGCCCGTCGAACCTGACGTGAAGATGATGTAGGCGAGATCGAGTGGCCGCAGCGGACG is from Hoyosella subflava DQS3-9A1 and encodes:
- a CDS encoding TetR family transcriptional regulator, with amino-acid sequence MRAAGEATRERILVAATEEFAEFGFAGARINRIAKTARASKDRLYTYFENKEDLYTAVTARWVAETVGEAALTADDLPGYVGRLYDSFLSHPHNLQLQTWIELESPEILFREGPFRAAREVKLAEIRRGQRAGLIDSSWKATDLLIMLTDIPRTLAASVLVAERNAPAGLTHSVRADRRIAAIEATRRLIAFQNPSAQVV